Genomic DNA from Mycobacteroides chelonae CCUG 47445:
GCTGGCCCACAAGGGGTTCCAGCTGGTGGCCGAGGCGGGTGCCCCGGTGTGGCATGAGCTGAACACTCGCGAATACAACAAGGCGGTCGACTTTTACACCAAGGTGCTGGGTTGGGATACCAAGGTGGAGGGCGATTCCGAGGAGTTCCGGTATGCGTGCGCCCAGCACGGCGGAGAACCGATCGCCGGTGTCAATGACGCGACAGTGGGTCAGTGGGCGCTTTCCGAGGGTGTGCCGGCGCATTGGGCAGTGTATTTCGGTACGCCGGATACCGACGCCAGTGCGGCACGGGTTGCCGAGCTCGGGGGAGCGGTGCTCACACCTGCGCAGGACACCCCATATGGCCGGATGGCGCTGGTTCGGGACACCACCGGCGCTACCTTCTGGTTGTGCTCAGTCGATTCCTGATCGCGGATAGGGCATCCCGGCATCGTCAAAGATCTTCAAAGGTCGGGATGCCCCACTCTTCATGCCCGCCCCCGTGTAACAAGGTGGCACGGGTGACCGAGCGGGTGCCGAATCTCTCGCGTAGCTCGTCCAATGTGCTGTCCAGCGCTAGCGTGTTTGTCTGCGAACCGTCGAATGGCAACTCCAATTGCGTTGCGCCGCAGGAGTCGAA
This window encodes:
- a CDS encoding VOC family protein encodes the protein MPTREETPLGAPAWIDLASSDVEKSKAFYSALFGWTLQDAGPEYGGYINAHKDGKAVAGMIANNPEWNAPDGWTTYFATDDIDVTLQKVADNGGGNCMQAMEVPQLGYMGLFGDPSGAVVGLWQPLAHKGFQLVAEAGAPVWHELNTREYNKAVDFYTKVLGWDTKVEGDSEEFRYACAQHGGEPIAGVNDATVGQWALSEGVPAHWAVYFGTPDTDASAARVAELGGAVLTPAQDTPYGRMALVRDTTGATFWLCSVDS